A region from the Triticum urartu cultivar G1812 chromosome 1, Tu2.1, whole genome shotgun sequence genome encodes:
- the LOC125543427 gene encoding putative disease resistance protein RGA3, translating to MAAAVGTAQLHLSKVLMKLSDARLATYVASSELGLDPRKIKEDLMHTQGRLHVAHRMGSRNDPCLMALLVELSQKADVAEKLLSELQYFMIQDQLDGTHLVKPDLGGGLKVKMGHTLGNCLPYFSCPCTSSPQNGTKSDGRDHVDELPFDSVSISIKIKSVLEEIQSICSHVSRFQMLNPNHSSSTKATTTVTRTRAFTGSTIAYDRLYGRAAIFEETIDAITSHGEILSVLPVVGPGGIGKTAFIQHLYNDARIEQHFTVRVWVCVPSEFDVLKLTQQILRCIMATEKEGSSSVAYETANLDQLQISIAQRLQSRRFMIVLDGVWECTNDKWNTLLAPFTRGEAKGSMFLVTTRFPSKAEIMKTVDPIELHGLDPADFFTLFEACIFGELNKPGNYEHELIDMAKDIAKKLKGSPLAAKTVGRLLRTELSWEHWMRVKGSNEWQKTQHNDDIMPALYLSYDYLPLLLQKCFSYFSLFPEDYRFTLPEINRFWISVGIIDSSHPGNNNCLEELMDRGFLRKEDSLFGENYVMHDLTHELSRSVSKQECLNISSSDFTADAVPQSIRHLSITLENRYNDNFREEVSKLKRRIDIANLSTLMIFREYEERISDILKDTFKEVNGLHILFIVVKSLDDFPQNFSKLIHLQYLKLRSPFGREIALPSTLSRFYHLKYLDLEDWHGSSNLPKHISRLVNLQDFLAKKELHSSVPEVGKMKYLQELKEFCVKKESVGFELRELGEMPELGGELRICNLEKVATKEEASEAKLMSKRNLKKLTLVWGRNKPTIDGDVLDGLQPHPDLRELCIANHGGTAGPNWLCVDILLKQLGALHLEGLSWDTLPPVRQLRHLTKLILTRISGVHQLRIQDMASLESLMVCRCGDFFSRCSMEEAGGTGTMKLFPISLKKLGISTESSIQSMALLSNLTSLTHLTLQDCVKLTVDGFNPLITVNLKVLVVFNCRWDRSCPESVAADLLSEVASSTAMPAGSFQLEQLKVDSISAVLVTPICNLVASTLNTLIFCHDHRAKSFTEEQEKALQLLTSLRHLTFDGCGALQSLPRGLNGLSSLKDLEVLWCPEMGSIPKEGFPVSLRNLRIRPCSTQVKEQIEKIRRTSPGLSVRYE from the coding sequence ATGGCGGCGGCAGTTGGAACGGCGCAGTTGCACCTCAGCAAGGTGCTCATGAAGCTCTCGGATGCACGGCTGGCCACGTATGTGGCCAGCTCCGAGCTCGGCCTTGATCCCCGAAAGATCAAAGAAGATCTGATGCACACGCAAGGTCGGCTACATGTTGCCCATCGGATGGGCAGCCGCAACGATCCTTGCCTCATGGCCTTGCTGGTGGAGCTGAGCCAGAAGGCCGACGTGGCTGAGAAACTGCTGAGCGAGCTCCAGTACTTCATGATCCAGGACCAGCTTGACGGTACCCATCTAGTCAAGCCAGATCTGGGTGGTGGCCTCAAGGTCAAGATGGGTCACACTCTTGGTAACTGTCTCCCATACTTTTCTTGTCCATGTACCAGTAGCCCACAAAATGGAACCAAGTCTGATGGCCGCGACCATGTTGATGAGTTGCCATTTGATAGTGTGTCCATATCCATCAAAATAAAATCAGTGTTAGAGGAGATACAGTCCATATGTAGCCATGTCTCCCGCTTTCAGATGTTGAACCCAAACCATAGTAGCAGCACTAAGGCAACTACAACTGTTACCCGCACACGGGCTTTTACGGGATCAACAATTGCATATGATAGGCTGTACGGTAGGGCGGCCATTTTTGAGGAAACTATAGATGCCATCACTAGTCACGGTGAAATCCTTTCCGTTCTCCCTGTAGTTGGGCCAGGGGGAATTGGAAAAACAGCTTTCATCCAACATCTGTATAATGATGCAAGGATTGAACAACACTTTACTGTCAGGGTCTGGGTGTGCGTACCCAGCGAATTCGATGTGCTTAAGCTCACCCAGCAGATCCTTAGATGCATAATGGCAACTGAAAAGGAAGGAAGTAGCAGTGTTGCATATGAAACAGCCAATCTAGACCAGCTTCAGATTTCCATTGCACAGAGACTACAGTCCAGAAGGTTTATGATTGTCTTGGATGGTGTGTGGGAATGCACAAATGATAAGTGGAATACCCTATTAGCTCCATTCACTAGGGGAGAAGCCAAGGGCAGCATGTTTCTTGTCACAACTCGGTTCCCAAGTAAAGCAGAAATTATGAAAACAGTTGATCCAATAGAACTGCATGGTTTGGACCCTGCTGATTTCTTCACATTATTTGAAGCATGTATATTTGGTGAGCTCAATAAACCTGGGAATTACGAACATGAGTTAATTGATATGGCAAAAGATATTGCAAAGAAGTTAAAGGGTTCACCTTTAGCGGCCAAAACAGTTGGTCGACTATTAAGGACAGAGCTATCTTGGGAACACTGGATGAGGGTTAAAGGAAGCAATGAATGGCAAAAAACTCAACACAATGATGATATTATGCCAGCATTGTACCTTAGCTACGATTACCTTCCTTTACTCCTACAAAAATGTTTTTCCTATTTTTCTCTTTTTCCTGAAGATTATAGGTTTACTCTTCCCGAAATTAATCGCTTTTGGATTTCGGTAGGCATCATAGACTCTAGTCATCCAGGAAATAATAATTGCTTAGAAGAACTAATGGACCGTGGATTTCTCAGGAAGGAAGATAGTTTGTTTGGTGAAAACTATGTGATGCATGATTTAACACATGAATTATCTCGAAGTGTTTCAAAACAAGAATGCCTCAATATATCTTCTTCAGATTTTACAGCTGATGCCGTCCCACAATCTATTCGGCATTTGTCTATCACCTTAGAAAATAGATATAATGATAATTTTCGGGAAGAAGTGAGTAAACTGAAAAGAAGAATAGACATTGCAAATTTAAGCACTTTGATGATTTTTAGAGAATATGAAGAAAGAATTTCTGATATTTTAAAAGATACATTCAAAGAAGTAAATGGTCTGCATATCCTGTTTATAGTAGTGAAATCCCTAGATGATTTCCCACAAAATTTCTCAAAGCTTATCCACCTCCAGTACCTCAAATTAAGATCGCCTTTTGGCAGAGAAATAGCTTTACCAAGCACACTATCTAGATTTTATCACTTGAAATACTTAGACCTAGAAGATTGGCATGGTAGTTCTAATTTACCTAAACACATTAGTCGCCTTGTGAACTTACAAGACTTCCTTGCTAAAAAAGAACTCCACTCCAGTGTTCCTGAGGTTGGAAAGATGAAGTATCTACAGGAACTAAAAGAATTCTGTGTTAAGAAAGAGAGTGTTGGATTCGAATTAAGAGAGCTGGGGGAAATGCCAGAGCTTGGAGGAGAACTCAGAATATGCAATCTCGAAAAGGTGGCAACCAAGGAAGAAGCTAGTGAAGCCAAACTGATGTCGAAAAGGAATCTGAAAAAGTTGACATTGGTTTGGGGCAGAAACAAACCGACTATAGATGGTgatgttcttgatggtcttcaaCCACATCCTGATCTTAGAGAGCTCTGTATTGCAAATCATGGTGGTACTGCTGGTCCCAATTGGCTGTGTGTTGACATTTTGCTGAAACAGTTGGGTGCTCTCCATCTCGAAGGGTTGTCTTGGGACACTCTTCCACCTGTTAGGCAGCTACGACACCTCACCAAACTAATTCTGACAAGGATCTCTGGAGTGCATCAGTTGAGAATCCAGGACATGGCATCGCTGGAGTCATTGATGGTATGTAGATGTGGTGACTTCTTCTCTAGGTGTTCCATGGAAGAAGCAGGAGGAACTGGCACCATGAAGCTTTTCCCTATTTCCCTCAAGAAGCTTGGTATTTCAACTGAGTCAAGCATACAGTCAATGGCTCTGCTCTCAAACCTCACGTCTCTCACCCATCTGACACTGCAAGATTGTGTTAAGTTAACAGTGGATGGATTCAATCCGCTCATCACAGTCAATCTCAAGGTACTGGTGGTCTTTAACTGCAGATGGGACAGAAGTTGTCCTGAATCTGTAGCAGCGGATCTGCTCTCAGAGGTCGCAAGTAGCACAGCAATGCCTGCGGGTTCCTTCCAACTGGAACAGCTCAAGGTGGACAGCATCTCGGCAGTGCTTGTCACTCCCATTTGCAACCTCGTCGCTTCTACCCTCAACACCTTGATATTCTGCCATGATCATCGGGCCAAAAGCTTCACGGAAGAGCAAGAGAAGGCGCTTCAGCTCCTCACCTCCCTCCGACACCTCACATTTGATGGTTGTGGGGCTCTGCAGTCCCTCCCCAGAGGGTTGAATGGCCTTTCTTCGCTCAAAGACTTAGAGGTTCTCTGGTGCCCTGAAATGGGATCCATACCCAAGGAGGGCTTCCCCGTTTCGCTGCGAAACCTACGCATAAGGCCTTGCAGCACCCAGGTTAAGGAGCAAATTGAGAAAATCAGAAGAACAAGCCCAGGTTTATCTGTACGATACGAGTAA